The window AATATGCTGATGGCCACCCCCAAGGGCCTGACCACACAGGAATTGGCCCATCGCTGTGGGGTCACCCAACGCACCATCCAGCGGGATTTGCTGGACTTGCAGGATGAGCCGTTTCGAGTGCCGTTGATCGAGGAAAATCATCGCTGGAAGGTTCTGCCGCATTCGAAATATATTCTTCCGCCGGTGCGGTTTGAGCTGACGGAAGCG of the Anaerolineae bacterium genome contains:
- a CDS encoding HTH domain-containing protein, which gives rise to MVETLVSKKAQRLNLIYNMLMATPKGLTTQELAHRCGVTQRTIQRDLLDLQDEPFRVPLIEENHRWKVLPHSKYILPPVRFELTEA